One window from the genome of Acidobacteriota bacterium encodes:
- a CDS encoding 5'-nucleotidase C-terminal domain-containing protein yields the protein MVRKPSAAGAAPGIRIVRFVACSVALLLLSSILPLAQTFTLLHVNDTHSHLDMTGPKDANLDGTEGGLAKAATVIGQARATEPNVLVLHAGDVFHGDLFFNKYFGVPEFQLMKQLGFDAMAVGNHEFDFGPGVLAMALNQAYGATTLPLLSANLDLTGYPALATWIQPNLIKEVDGVQIGIFSMTVPNVPTSMPDPVVILGGDDPAVLVGLAYQQVAALRAQGAQVVIFLSHLGYLYDEAVAENVPGIDLIVGGHDHYLFEAPVLFTNPLGKAVPYVQAGKHYRSVGKMRFTYAAGGVTVDDYQIVPLDASVPNAPAVQALVNQLKAGIVQQYGDVYHTVVAHAPSDVTTTYDPDRRPRDTGMGNLIADALRDRTGTDIAITPNGLISEGLSAGPIVGADIFRPVSYGYDPATGLGLQIATFRISAAMLWRGLETGLYYLPYNEDVFLQVSGMSFAYNVNRPAFFRVRTGTIRIHGKPIRWGKTYTVTANTGVVALLPKMGIEVTDLQVLPDLEYDVLKSYIQKLGTVAYESEGRVRDRSAAP from the coding sequence ATGGTTCGGAAGCCGTCCGCCGCCGGGGCCGCCCCCGGGATCCGCATCGTCCGCTTCGTTGCCTGCTCGGTTGCCCTGCTCCTTCTTTCGAGCATCCTGCCCCTCGCGCAGACCTTCACGCTCCTCCACGTGAACGACACCCATTCGCACCTGGACATGACCGGACCCAAGGACGCCAACCTCGACGGCACCGAAGGGGGCCTCGCCAAGGCCGCGACGGTCATCGGCCAGGCCAGGGCGACGGAGCCCAACGTGCTGGTCCTTCACGCCGGGGACGTCTTCCACGGCGACCTCTTCTTCAACAAGTACTTCGGCGTGCCCGAGTTCCAGCTCATGAAGCAGTTGGGGTTCGACGCCATGGCCGTGGGAAACCACGAATTCGACTTCGGTCCGGGCGTGCTCGCCATGGCCCTCAACCAGGCCTACGGCGCCACGACGCTGCCGCTCCTGTCGGCCAACCTCGACCTGACCGGGTACCCGGCCCTGGCCACGTGGATCCAGCCCAACCTCATCAAGGAGGTGGACGGCGTCCAGATCGGCATCTTCTCCATGACCGTCCCCAACGTGCCCACGTCCATGCCGGACCCGGTCGTGATCCTCGGCGGGGACGACCCGGCCGTCCTCGTGGGCCTCGCCTACCAGCAGGTGGCGGCCCTGCGGGCCCAGGGCGCCCAGGTCGTGATCTTCCTCTCCCACCTGGGCTACCTCTACGACGAGGCGGTGGCCGAGAACGTCCCGGGCATCGACCTCATCGTGGGCGGCCACGACCATTACCTCTTCGAGGCCCCCGTTCTCTTCACGAACCCGCTCGGCAAGGCCGTGCCGTACGTGCAGGCGGGCAAGCACTACCGCTCCGTCGGGAAGATGCGCTTCACGTACGCCGCGGGAGGCGTGACGGTGGACGACTACCAGATCGTTCCCCTGGACGCCTCGGTGCCCAACGCGCCGGCCGTCCAGGCCCTGGTGAACCAGCTCAAGGCGGGCATCGTCCAGCAGTACGGCGACGTCTACCACACGGTGGTGGCCCACGCTCCGTCCGACGTGACCACGACCTACGACCCGGACCGCCGGCCCCGCGACACGGGGATGGGCAACCTCATCGCCGACGCGCTGAGGGACCGCACCGGCACGGACATCGCCATCACGCCCAACGGGCTCATCTCCGAAGGGCTCTCGGCGGGGCCCATCGTGGGCGCCGACATCTTCCGCCCCGTGAGCTACGGCTACGATCCGGCCACGGGGCTCGGCCTCCAGATCGCCACCTTCCGTATCTCGGCGGCCATGCTGTGGCGAGGGCTGGAAACGGGCCTGTACTACCTGCCCTACAACGAGGACGTGTTTCTCCAGGTCTCCGGCATGAGCTTCGCCTACAACGTGAACCGCCCGGCTTTCTTCCGCGTTCGGACCGGGACCATCCGAATCCACGGCAAGCCCATCCGGTGGGGCAAGACCTACACGGTGACGGCCAACACGGGCGTGGTGGCGCTCCTGCCCAAGATGGGCATCGAGGTCACCGACCTGCAGGTGCTTCCCGACCTCGAATACGACGTCCTGAAAAGCTACATTCAGAAGCTGGGGACCGTCGCCTACGAGAGCGAGGGCCGCGTCCGCGACCGCAGCGCCGCTCCGTGA
- a CDS encoding isoaspartyl peptidase/L-asparaginase, producing MRWLVTGAAALVFLSMSGPRAQTSGGSQAPVALVLHGGAGAIRKDQMPPGKEAAYRETLAEAARAGWDILQGGGSSLDAVETAVRILEDSPLFNAGKGAVFNHEGAHELDASIMDGATLRAGAVAGVRRVKNPVVLARRVMERSPHVFLVAQGAEAFAREQGVDLVLPSFFDTEERWRDFQRARAREQEEGRGGPPGGTEPPPEKRGTVGAVALDRCGHLAAATSTGGMTNKRWGRVGDSPVIGAGTYADDSACAVSATGWGEYFIRAAVAHDIRCRVAYRGESLQSAADAALAVVEALGGDGGVVALDARGNRAVSFNTPGMFRAWVEADGTVTVRLYEDP from the coding sequence ATGCGATGGCTCGTGACCGGTGCCGCTGCCCTCGTTTTCCTTTCCATGTCGGGCCCTCGAGCCCAGACGTCCGGAGGATCCCAGGCGCCGGTGGCCCTGGTCCTCCACGGCGGGGCGGGAGCGATCCGGAAGGACCAGATGCCCCCCGGGAAGGAGGCGGCCTACCGGGAGACGCTCGCAGAGGCGGCCAGGGCCGGGTGGGACATCCTCCAGGGGGGCGGCTCCAGTTTGGACGCCGTGGAGACGGCGGTGAGGATCCTGGAGGACTCCCCGCTTTTCAACGCCGGCAAGGGCGCCGTCTTCAACCACGAAGGGGCCCACGAACTGGACGCCTCCATCATGGACGGCGCAACCCTCAGGGCGGGAGCCGTGGCGGGCGTACGTCGGGTCAAGAATCCGGTCGTTCTGGCCCGAAGGGTCATGGAAAGATCTCCCCACGTGTTTCTCGTGGCGCAGGGCGCCGAGGCCTTCGCACGGGAGCAGGGCGTGGATCTGGTCCTGCCCTCCTTCTTCGATACGGAAGAGCGCTGGCGGGACTTCCAGCGGGCCCGTGCTCGGGAGCAGGAAGAGGGCAGGGGCGGGCCGCCCGGCGGGACCGAGCCGCCCCCCGAGAAGCGCGGAACCGTGGGCGCGGTGGCCCTGGACCGGTGCGGCCACCTGGCCGCCGCCACCTCCACCGGAGGCATGACGAACAAGCGCTGGGGCCGGGTGGGGGACTCCCCGGTCATCGGAGCGGGGACCTATGCCGACGACTCCGCCTGCGCCGTCTCGGCGACCGGGTGGGGGGAGTACTTCATCCGGGCGGCCGTGGCCCACGACATCCGGTGCCGCGTGGCCTACCGGGGGGAGTCCCTCCAGTCCGCCGCCGACGCCGCCCTGGCCGTCGTGGAGGCCCTGGGGGGGGACGGCGGCGTGGTGGCCCTGGACGCCAGGGGCAACCGGGCCGTCTCCTTCAACACGCCCGGAATGTTTCGGGCCTGGGTCGAGGCCGACGGGACGGTGACCGTCCGCCTTTACGAGGATCCGTGA
- a CDS encoding DASS family sodium-coupled anion symporter encodes MNLRYGDLSEIREKLSPAEERFEARRRTAGLYLGPAVFLLLLLAPLPAPSAAASRLAAVVAWVLVWWITEAVPIPVTALLGPSLMVLLRVSGPGEAFSPFGDPVIFLFLGSFMLAEAMAVHGLDRRVAFALLSSRLVGGSAARVLLAFAGLAAGLSMWLSNSATTAMLFPIALGVLGAMARLLSAGGREVDPTRLRFGTALMLLCAFASSIGGIGTPVGTPPNLIAMGYLDKLAGVKVPFFQWMLLALPILLVMLSAALVLMRLLLPPEVRSIEGASEILRRERAAMGPMSRGEWNVLSAFLLAVVLWVLPGAVAAVAGTSSGLYVLLQSVLPESVVALAASSLLFLLPADRASGTFTLTWNQAVRIDWGTLLLFGGGLSLGAAMFKTGLAGAVGQGLVSATGARSTLALTFLFAAVGIVVTEVTSNTAAATMLVPLAIAAAASAGVSPLEPAVACALGCSMAFMLPVSTPPNAIVYGSGCVRITQMIKVGVSLDAVAVVVIPLGVYIVAPLVLGGGGP; translated from the coding sequence ATGAACCTCCGCTACGGCGACCTTTCGGAGATCCGCGAGAAGCTGTCCCCCGCGGAGGAGCGCTTCGAGGCCCGGCGGAGAACGGCGGGCCTCTATCTCGGCCCCGCGGTCTTCCTTCTGCTTCTCCTGGCGCCCCTGCCCGCACCCTCCGCGGCAGCCTCCCGCCTCGCCGCGGTGGTGGCGTGGGTCCTGGTCTGGTGGATCACGGAGGCGGTCCCCATCCCCGTGACGGCCCTGCTCGGCCCGTCCCTCATGGTGCTCCTGCGTGTCTCGGGACCGGGCGAAGCCTTCTCCCCTTTCGGGGACCCCGTGATCTTCCTGTTCCTGGGCTCCTTCATGCTCGCCGAGGCCATGGCCGTCCACGGGCTCGACCGGCGCGTCGCCTTCGCCCTGCTTTCCTCGCGCCTGGTGGGGGGCTCCGCCGCCCGGGTCCTCCTGGCCTTCGCTGGGCTGGCGGCTGGCCTCTCCATGTGGCTCTCGAACAGCGCCACGACGGCCATGCTCTTCCCCATCGCCCTGGGCGTCCTGGGCGCCATGGCGCGACTCCTTTCCGCGGGCGGAAGGGAGGTGGACCCGACGCGGCTCCGGTTCGGTACGGCGCTCATGCTCCTGTGCGCCTTCGCCTCCTCCATCGGCGGCATCGGGACTCCCGTGGGAACACCGCCGAACCTCATCGCCATGGGATACCTGGACAAGCTCGCGGGCGTAAAGGTCCCGTTCTTCCAGTGGATGCTCCTGGCCCTTCCGATCCTCCTCGTCATGCTCTCCGCGGCCCTCGTCCTGATGCGCCTCCTCCTGCCCCCCGAGGTGCGGAGCATCGAAGGGGCCTCCGAGATCCTGAGGCGGGAGCGGGCGGCCATGGGCCCCATGTCACGGGGGGAGTGGAATGTCCTTTCCGCGTTCCTCCTCGCCGTGGTCCTCTGGGTGCTTCCCGGCGCCGTGGCCGCCGTGGCGGGCACATCCAGCGGGCTCTACGTCCTTCTCCAGAGCGTCCTTCCCGAGAGCGTCGTGGCCTTGGCCGCCTCCTCCCTCCTCTTCCTCCTCCCCGCGGACCGCGCGTCCGGCACCTTCACCCTCACCTGGAACCAGGCCGTGCGCATTGACTGGGGCACGCTCCTCCTCTTCGGCGGCGGGCTCTCCCTCGGCGCCGCCATGTTCAAGACGGGGCTCGCGGGGGCCGTGGGACAAGGCCTCGTTTCCGCCACGGGCGCTCGCTCCACGCTGGCGCTGACCTTCCTGTTCGCCGCCGTGGGAATCGTCGTCACCGAAGTCACCTCCAATACGGCGGCGGCCACCATGCTCGTCCCCCTCGCCATCGCCGCCGCCGCAAGCGCCGGCGTGTCGCCCCTGGAGCCCGCCGTCGCCTGCGCCCTGGGATGCAGCATGGCCTTCATGCTGCCCGTCTCCACCCCTCCCAACGCCATCGTGTACGGCTCCGGCTGCGTCCGCATCACTCAGATGATCAAGGTGGGGGTGTCCTTGGATGCGGTGGCGGTGGTCGTCATCCCCCTGGGGGTGTATATCGTGGCGCCGCTCGTCTTGGGAGGGGGGGGGCCGTGA
- the arfB gene encoding alternative ribosome rescue aminoacyl-tRNA hydrolase ArfB, with amino-acid sequence MIRVTPSISLRDEEVVEEFVRAPGPGGQNVNKVSTCVQLRFDAAGSPSLPEEVRERLLALAGARLTSSGEILITARRFRSRERNRQDAVGRLVALIREAALVPRKRVATAPTAASRERRISEKKRRGALKGRRGAPEEED; translated from the coding sequence GTGATCCGCGTGACGCCGTCCATTTCTCTCCGCGACGAGGAGGTCGTGGAGGAGTTCGTCCGGGCTCCGGGCCCCGGGGGCCAGAACGTGAACAAGGTGTCCACGTGCGTCCAGCTCCGCTTCGACGCCGCGGGCTCGCCGTCTCTTCCCGAGGAGGTGCGGGAACGCCTGCTCGCCCTTGCCGGGGCCCGCCTCACTTCCTCGGGAGAAATCCTCATTACGGCCCGGCGCTTCCGGTCGCGCGAGCGAAACAGGCAGGACGCCGTGGGCCGCCTGGTGGCCCTCATCCGGGAGGCCGCCCTCGTCCCCCGGAAGCGGGTGGCGACGGCGCCCACCGCCGCCTCGCGGGAGCGGCGCATCTCGGAAAAGAAACGGCGCGGCGCCCTAAAGGGCCGGAGAGGGGCGCCGGAGGAAGAGGATTAG
- a CDS encoding DEAD/DEAH box helicase — MTESEPNRPAEPLVEPDNALPETTLEALPEAVREAAARAGWSALMPVQAKAIPYLLQRRDLMVQSRTGSGKTGAYILPMVHQLDPASATCQALVLTPTRELAHQVAQAATLLFGERGLHVVSVYGGAAYGPQIEGFKRGAHLVVGTPGRILDHLIRGTLSLDGLKFLVFDEADRMLSMGFYPDMRRIQSFLPRRRVHGSMFSATYPPYVLRLAEEFLDHPGFLSLSKDHVHVAETTHLFTVCPPMRKDRSLVKILEVENPSSAIIFCNTRENVGFVTTVLQRFGYDADALSADLTQAAREKVMARLREGSLRFLVATDVAARGIDIPELSHVIQYEPGEDPESYVHRSGRTGRAGAAGTAITLVAGMEEIRLMEIARAYNLPMEERPLPTDEEVEALVAQRVTALLESEFRALDNIRKERLKRFLPLARSLEQEADETDLVAMLLDNYYQRSLHGPETPPLGAARPPAPSRENRPRRPEGRSREGRDRRPPRRR, encoded by the coding sequence ATGACCGAATCCGAACCGAACAGGCCCGCCGAACCCCTCGTCGAGCCCGACAACGCCCTTCCTGAAACGACCCTGGAGGCCCTTCCCGAGGCCGTGCGCGAGGCCGCCGCGCGGGCCGGCTGGTCCGCCCTCATGCCCGTTCAGGCCAAGGCCATCCCCTACTTGCTCCAGCGCCGGGACCTGATGGTTCAGTCCCGGACCGGAAGCGGGAAGACAGGCGCCTACATCCTTCCCATGGTGCATCAGTTGGACCCCGCTTCGGCGACCTGCCAGGCCCTGGTTCTGACGCCCACCCGCGAGCTGGCCCACCAGGTGGCGCAGGCCGCCACGCTCCTCTTCGGCGAAAGGGGCCTGCACGTGGTCTCCGTGTACGGGGGGGCGGCCTACGGACCCCAAATCGAAGGGTTCAAGCGGGGCGCCCACCTCGTCGTGGGCACCCCGGGGCGGATCCTGGACCACCTCATCCGAGGAACCCTGAGCCTCGACGGCCTGAAGTTCCTCGTTTTCGACGAAGCCGACCGGATGCTCTCCATGGGCTTCTATCCGGACATGCGCCGGATCCAGTCCTTCCTCCCCCGCCGCCGCGTGCACGGCTCCATGTTCTCGGCCACTTACCCCCCCTACGTCCTTCGCCTGGCGGAGGAGTTCCTGGACCACCCCGGGTTTCTCAGCCTGAGCAAGGACCATGTCCACGTGGCCGAGACGACCCACCTCTTCACCGTCTGCCCGCCCATGCGGAAGGACCGGTCCCTCGTGAAGATCCTCGAGGTGGAGAACCCCTCCTCCGCCATCATTTTCTGCAACACCCGGGAGAATGTGGGATTCGTCACGACGGTCCTCCAGCGCTTCGGCTACGACGCCGACGCCCTCAGCGCCGACCTCACCCAGGCCGCCCGCGAGAAAGTCATGGCCAGGCTCCGGGAGGGCTCCTTGCGGTTCCTCGTGGCCACCGACGTGGCCGCAAGAGGCATCGACATCCCCGAGCTGTCCCACGTGATCCAGTACGAGCCCGGCGAGGACCCCGAGTCGTACGTGCACCGCTCCGGCCGAACGGGGCGCGCGGGGGCCGCCGGCACCGCCATCACCCTGGTGGCGGGCATGGAGGAGATCCGGTTGATGGAAATCGCCCGCGCGTACAACCTCCCCATGGAGGAGCGGCCCCTCCCCACCGACGAGGAGGTGGAGGCCCTTGTGGCCCAGCGCGTCACGGCGCTCCTCGAATCCGAATTCCGCGCCCTCGACAACATCCGGAAGGAGCGCCTCAAGCGCTTCCTTCCCCTGGCGCGGAGCCTCGAACAGGAGGCCGACGAGACGGATCTCGTCGCCATGCTCTTGGACAATTATTACCAGCGGAGCCTCCACGGTCCCGAGACGCCGCCCCTCGGCGCCGCCCGCCCTCCCGCGCCGTCCCGCGAAAACAGGCCTCGCCGTCCCGAGGGCCGGTCCCGCGAGGGCCGTGACCGCCGTCCCCCCAGGAGACGGTAG
- a CDS encoding M4 family metallopeptidase produces MVKRTWIALVVLALGIAALAAAPGGIVPGPAPMPAGGIVPDVEMARQNAEAEAANYLAEAQGRLGLGDENLTFLPRSTDVDPFGASHVRFAQFYKGIPVFGQEVIAHVNNAVGGVFALTTRVEAIPDLDVTPSFGAHQAERMAKEQFRSLHGPGKASARAELFIYPNCSGYDLAYVVRVSNVMQDNLTPAEHVFVIDAHSGAPIADWDDLHTVDITPYTVPKTATGHSYYSADVTIGTAQKSDLTASYSLVDPSRGNSYTMDMLNKKTGGALFVNATNVWGDHTLATRATIGVDGHYGQQATWDFYKLTYGRNGIFNDGKGAYSRVHYSRSYNNAFWSDSCKCMTYGDGDGTTFSPLTSLDVAAHEMSHGVTAATSALIYSGESGGMNESFSDIMACGVEFWAAAHGATTVPDYWIGEDIYTPKTAGDALRYMDDPKKDGRSIDHYSLYTSSIDVHYSSGIWNNMFYLLAAGGTNKTSGISVTGIGIDKALAICYLANTGYFDPSETFAMARQDCIAAATQLYGASSTEVTRVGQAWTAVGVN; encoded by the coding sequence ATGGTGAAGAGGACGTGGATCGCCCTGGTTGTACTGGCCCTCGGAATCGCGGCCCTGGCCGCGGCGCCCGGCGGGATCGTCCCCGGACCGGCCCCCATGCCGGCGGGCGGAATCGTTCCCGATGTCGAGATGGCCAGGCAGAACGCGGAAGCGGAGGCCGCGAACTACCTTGCGGAGGCTCAGGGGAGACTGGGCCTCGGCGACGAAAACCTGACGTTTCTTCCCAGGAGCACGGACGTGGACCCCTTTGGCGCGAGCCACGTGCGCTTCGCGCAATTCTACAAGGGCATCCCGGTTTTCGGACAGGAGGTCATCGCCCACGTCAACAACGCCGTGGGTGGTGTCTTCGCGCTCACGACCCGCGTGGAGGCGATCCCCGACCTCGACGTGACCCCGTCTTTCGGCGCGCACCAGGCCGAGAGGATGGCGAAGGAACAGTTCCGTTCGCTCCACGGCCCCGGGAAGGCCTCGGCGCGGGCGGAACTCTTCATCTACCCGAACTGCTCGGGCTACGACCTGGCGTACGTCGTCCGGGTATCCAACGTGATGCAGGACAACCTCACCCCCGCCGAGCACGTCTTCGTGATCGACGCGCACAGCGGCGCTCCCATCGCGGACTGGGATGACCTGCACACCGTGGATATCACCCCGTACACGGTGCCCAAGACAGCCACCGGCCATTCCTATTACAGCGCCGACGTGACCATCGGAACGGCACAGAAGTCCGATCTCACGGCCAGCTATTCCCTGGTGGATCCGAGCCGCGGCAACAGCTACACGATGGACATGCTGAACAAGAAGACGGGCGGAGCGCTCTTCGTGAACGCCACGAACGTCTGGGGAGATCACACCCTGGCCACCCGGGCCACCATCGGCGTGGACGGCCACTACGGCCAGCAGGCCACCTGGGACTTTTACAAGCTGACCTACGGCCGCAACGGCATTTTCAACGACGGCAAGGGCGCCTATTCCAGGGTCCACTACAGCCGTTCGTACAACAACGCCTTCTGGTCGGATTCCTGCAAGTGCATGACCTACGGCGACGGGGACGGCACGACCTTCTCTCCCCTCACTTCGCTGGACGTGGCGGCCCACGAGATGAGCCACGGCGTCACGGCGGCCACTTCGGCCCTCATCTATTCGGGCGAATCGGGCGGAATGAACGAGTCCTTCTCCGACATCATGGCCTGCGGCGTCGAGTTCTGGGCCGCCGCCCACGGCGCCACGACCGTTCCGGACTACTGGATCGGTGAAGACATCTACACGCCCAAGACGGCGGGCGACGCCCTTCGGTACATGGACGACCCCAAGAAGGACGGCCGGAGCATCGACCACTACAGCCTCTACACCTCCAGCATCGACGTGCACTACTCCTCCGGCATCTGGAACAACATGTTCTACCTTCTTGCGGCGGGCGGGACAAACAAGACGTCCGGCATCAGCGTGACGGGCATCGGGATCGACAAGGCCCTCGCCATCTGCTACCTGGCGAACACGGGCTACTTCGATCCTTCCGAGACCTTCGCCATGGCCCGTCAGGATTGCATCGCGGCCGCAACCCAGCTCTACGGCGCCTCCAGCACGGAAGTGACGAGGGTGGGCCAGGCCTGGACGGCCGTCGGCGTCAACTAG
- a CDS encoding pyridoxal phosphate-dependent aminotransferase, with translation MTARRMEAVEASKLLDLIVQGQELKRRGVPFVDMGPGQPDFPVPGPILEATERALREGYTYYSPVMGLPALREAVADRYNRLYGGKYTAANVLITAGAKGALYHVIGSHMDAGEEVLVPVPYYVSTPQIVRLWGGTPRLVPCRFENGFLPEVEALEAASGPRTRGIVLNSPCNPTGAVVPRDLLEKIVAFAEGRGMFIILDECYDRYVYEEGLYATSAHLDPEARRPVFCAGSFSKTFSMTGYRLGWALGPAEGISAAGRIQAHSMNGATTFAQMGGLEALRREEELFGPVLRDYSVRRDALYQGLLSLPGIEALRPDGAFYIFPRVTGLMERLGADTSDLLATRLLDEAGVMAIPGSALGLEGFMRFSFAVPVPRIREAVGRILGLLERTGMP, from the coding sequence ATGACCGCCCGCAGAATGGAGGCCGTGGAGGCATCCAAACTCCTCGATCTGATCGTTCAGGGGCAGGAATTGAAGCGAAGGGGCGTCCCCTTCGTGGATATGGGACCCGGTCAACCCGATTTTCCCGTGCCCGGCCCCATTCTGGAGGCCACGGAACGCGCCCTCCGCGAAGGTTACACTTATTATAGCCCGGTGATGGGATTGCCCGCCCTGCGCGAGGCCGTGGCCGACCGGTACAACCGGCTGTACGGCGGGAAGTACACGGCGGCCAACGTCCTGATCACCGCCGGGGCCAAGGGCGCCCTCTATCACGTGATCGGCTCCCACATGGACGCCGGCGAGGAGGTCCTCGTCCCGGTGCCGTACTACGTTTCCACGCCCCAGATCGTCAGGCTGTGGGGCGGGACCCCCCGCCTCGTTCCTTGCCGCTTCGAAAACGGCTTCCTACCGGAGGTGGAGGCGCTGGAGGCGGCCTCGGGTCCGAGGACCCGGGGGATCGTCCTCAACTCCCCGTGCAATCCCACCGGGGCCGTCGTGCCCCGGGACCTTCTGGAGAAGATCGTGGCCTTCGCCGAGGGACGGGGGATGTTCATTATCCTGGACGAATGCTATGACCGGTACGTCTACGAGGAGGGCCTCTACGCCACGTCGGCCCACCTCGACCCCGAGGCCCGCAGGCCCGTGTTCTGCGCGGGTTCCTTCTCCAAGACCTTCTCCATGACGGGCTACCGGCTGGGCTGGGCATTGGGGCCCGCCGAGGGGATTTCCGCCGCGGGCCGGATCCAGGCCCACTCCATGAACGGCGCCACGACCTTTGCTCAGATGGGCGGACTGGAGGCCCTTCGGCGGGAGGAGGAACTCTTCGGGCCCGTCCTGCGCGACTACTCCGTGCGGCGCGATGCGTTGTATCAGGGTCTCCTGTCCCTCCCCGGAATCGAAGCGCTCCGACCGGATGGCGCGTTCTACATCTTTCCACGCGTCACGGGGCTCATGGAGCGGCTGGGGGCGGACACGTCGGACCTTCTCGCGACTCGACTTCTTGATGAGGCCGGGGTCATGGCCATCCCCGGTTCCGCCCTGGGCCTCGAGGGCTTCATGCGCTTCTCCTTCGCCGTTCCGGTTCCACGAATCCGGGAAGCGGTGGGGAGGATCCTTGGCCTCTTGGAGCGGACGGGGATGCCCTAG
- the coaD gene encoding pantetheine-phosphate adenylyltransferase: MKAMAIYPGSFDPVTNGHVDLVMRGAGIFQTVVVAVLRNTQKEGLFTVEERVRLLRESLRDVDRVEVDAFDGLLVDYVRRRGARHILRGIRALSDFEYEFQMALMNRRLAPDLETVFLMPREEYTYLSSRLVREVARLGGPVEGLVPAPVLRMLKEKFSK; this comes from the coding sequence ATGAAGGCGATGGCGATCTACCCCGGGTCCTTTGATCCCGTGACAAACGGTCACGTGGACCTCGTGATGCGGGGTGCGGGCATCTTCCAGACCGTCGTCGTGGCCGTCTTGCGAAACACTCAAAAAGAGGGGCTCTTCACCGTCGAGGAACGGGTCCGTCTCCTCCGGGAGAGTCTTCGCGACGTGGACCGGGTGGAGGTGGACGCCTTCGACGGCCTTCTGGTGGATTACGTGCGCCGGCGCGGGGCTCGGCACATCCTGCGTGGAATCCGAGCCCTGTCGGACTTCGAATACGAGTTCCAGATGGCCCTCATGAACCGACGCCTGGCCCCCGATCTGGAGACGGTCTTCCTCATGCCGCGGGAGGAGTACACCTATCTGTCCTCCCGTCTGGTCCGCGAGGTGGCGCGCCTGGGAGGGCCGGTGGAAGGTCTGGTTCCCGCCCCGGTGCTCCGGATGCTCAAGGAGAAGTTCTCGAAATGA
- a CDS encoding phosphopantetheine-binding protein — protein sequence MADLKDRIRVLIVEKLRLEKVKPQDIGDETPLFGEGIGLDSVDALELVVALEKEFGIRIADEDLGPKVFQNVGTLAAFVEAKGGATQ from the coding sequence ATGGCCGATTTGAAGGACCGCATTCGGGTCCTCATCGTCGAGAAACTGCGGCTGGAAAAGGTGAAACCACAGGACATCGGGGACGAGACGCCGCTCTTCGGGGAAGGGATCGGACTGGATTCGGTTGACGCCCTTGAACTGGTGGTGGCCCTTGAAAAGGAGTTCGGGATCCGCATCGCGGACGAGGACCTGGGCCCGAAGGTGTTCCAAAACGTAGGCACCCTCGCTGCCTTCGTGGAAGCGAAGGGAGGAGCGACCCAATGA